Proteins from a genomic interval of Nocardioidaceae bacterium:
- a CDS encoding flippase encodes MSERAEVGETTRRTAVNVVVRAFAEVLGKIATLAWTVVVARVVSQDDFGAISYALAVMLIVSALPQWGFDENVVRRGAADPRDLPRAYAAATVWKTAVAVPIFALTAVALSFTRPTTESWICVLLFLLAGFPELWSKTARSVSVALERPASTSAALVGQRIVTAVGVLLGALLGYGIVGVGAGFLAGTVLGWLAHVVAVRRLGVRSDFGSLDRSDLHVAARQTAMLGLSALVLMLLFRLDAVLLEVFKGDGAVGVYSVAYRLLETTLFVAFAINQAIFPVVSRSPEKWKWSYAFRHAMAIGGFVYLPFIAVAVFEGQGLIDLLFGAKYAERGAEILFWLAPAALFYAVAFFCNALLVAAYDGRALFISSVAATVTNVALNLALIPPFGGVGAGVATVIAYVVQAGVSVYALRRAGVELPLVRPLIVPAAASVALVGVLWALSLPVLAELLVGGPVYVVVWAVLARFFAPEQLDVVRSLLTRREPPGVSSATP; translated from the coding sequence GTGAGTGAGCGCGCCGAGGTCGGTGAGACGACCCGGCGTACGGCCGTGAACGTGGTGGTGCGTGCCTTCGCCGAGGTGCTCGGCAAGATCGCGACCCTCGCGTGGACCGTCGTCGTGGCACGCGTGGTCAGCCAGGACGACTTCGGCGCGATCAGCTACGCCCTCGCGGTCATGCTCATCGTCTCCGCGCTGCCGCAGTGGGGCTTCGACGAGAACGTCGTGCGCCGCGGTGCGGCCGACCCCCGTGACCTGCCCCGCGCGTACGCCGCGGCGACGGTGTGGAAGACGGCCGTCGCGGTGCCGATCTTCGCCCTGACCGCGGTGGCGCTCTCCTTCACCCGGCCCACGACCGAGAGCTGGATCTGCGTCCTGCTCTTCCTGCTCGCGGGCTTCCCGGAGCTGTGGAGCAAGACCGCCCGGTCGGTGTCGGTGGCCCTCGAGAGGCCTGCGAGCACGTCGGCTGCGCTGGTCGGTCAGCGCATCGTCACCGCCGTCGGCGTGCTGCTCGGCGCCCTGCTCGGCTACGGCATCGTCGGGGTCGGGGCCGGATTCCTCGCCGGCACGGTGCTGGGGTGGCTGGCCCACGTGGTCGCGGTGCGTCGCCTGGGGGTGCGCTCGGACTTCGGCTCGCTGGACCGCTCGGACCTGCACGTCGCGGCACGCCAGACGGCGATGCTCGGTCTCTCCGCACTGGTCCTGATGCTGCTGTTCCGTCTCGACGCGGTGCTGCTGGAGGTCTTCAAGGGCGACGGTGCGGTCGGTGTCTACTCCGTGGCCTACCGACTGCTCGAGACCACGCTCTTCGTCGCCTTCGCCATCAACCAGGCGATCTTCCCCGTGGTCAGCAGGTCACCGGAGAAGTGGAAGTGGAGCTACGCGTTCCGCCACGCCATGGCCATCGGCGGCTTCGTGTACCTGCCCTTCATCGCGGTGGCGGTCTTCGAGGGACAGGGACTGATCGACCTGCTCTTTGGCGCCAAGTACGCCGAGCGCGGCGCCGAGATCCTCTTCTGGCTGGCGCCCGCGGCACTGTTCTACGCCGTCGCGTTCTTCTGCAACGCACTGCTGGTCGCGGCGTACGACGGACGCGCCCTGTTCATCAGCTCGGTCGCGGCCACGGTGACCAACGTCGCGCTCAACCTCGCCCTCATCCCGCCCTTCGGCGGTGTGGGCGCCGGCGTCGCGACGGTGATCGCGTACGTCGTGCAGGCCGGCGTCTCGGTGTACGCCCTGCGTCGCGCCGGGGTGGAGCTGCCGTTGGTGCGGCCCCTGATCGTGCCCGCGGCCGCCTCGGTGGCGCTGGTGGGGGTGCTGTGGGCGCTGAGCCTGCCCGTGCTCGCGGAGCTGCTGGTCGGCGGTCCGGTCTACGTCGTGGTCTGGGCGGTGCTCGCCCGCTTCTTCGCGCCCGAGCAGCTCGACGTGGTGCGGTCCCTGCTGACACGGCGCGAGCCTCCGGGCGTGAGCAGCGCAACGCCGTGA
- a CDS encoding GNAT family N-acetyltransferase — translation MLAHGLGPHIVGQRVVLRRLVPGEVGPTGGPAFTDVLGVLEAWDEQAAVVRSESGVAHRVPVALVVSGKPVPPRPSTRLRLDAVALQHAAARSFPARTREPLGAWLLRDDEDEDPHTRDRRRVARRTSALAVGDPGIPLGDAVAEVERWYAARGRHPWASVVEDSPAAVAFADAGWTPARRESPTETWVGSVSRALRLLRAASPPRPSTEVALARTVDPVDEAVRGWSAEVAAPEGSAYPSLASGRVVVDPAGPETVGLLGLTTTTRARRQGLSRAVLVSLLDAVAESGARTLWLHVLGDSDAARSLYASAGLVCHHRAIYLTSPA, via the coding sequence GTGCTCGCCCACGGTCTCGGTCCCCACATCGTGGGACAGCGCGTCGTGCTCCGCCGCCTGGTGCCCGGCGAGGTCGGACCCACTGGAGGGCCGGCTTTCACCGACGTGCTGGGGGTCCTGGAGGCCTGGGACGAGCAGGCAGCGGTCGTACGCAGCGAGAGCGGAGTCGCGCATCGGGTGCCCGTCGCGCTGGTGGTCTCCGGCAAGCCGGTGCCGCCCCGCCCCTCGACGCGCCTGCGGCTCGACGCGGTCGCGCTGCAGCACGCCGCGGCACGGTCGTTCCCGGCGCGTACGCGTGAGCCGCTGGGCGCGTGGCTGCTGCGCGACGACGAGGACGAGGACCCCCACACCCGCGACCGGCGTCGCGTCGCCCGGCGCACGTCCGCTCTCGCCGTCGGCGATCCCGGGATCCCCCTCGGGGACGCGGTCGCCGAGGTCGAGCGGTGGTACGCGGCCCGCGGGCGACACCCCTGGGCGAGCGTGGTCGAGGACTCCCCCGCCGCGGTCGCCTTCGCGGACGCCGGCTGGACGCCGGCGCGGCGCGAGTCCCCGACCGAGACGTGGGTGGGGTCGGTCTCGCGGGCCCTGCGCCTGCTGCGCGCGGCGTCGCCCCCGCGGCCGTCGACCGAGGTCGCCCTCGCCCGCACCGTGGACCCCGTCGACGAAGCCGTGCGCGGCTGGTCCGCCGAGGTCGCGGCGCCCGAAGGGTCCGCCTACCCCTCGCTCGCGTCGGGCCGGGTCGTCGTGGACCCCGCGGGCCCCGAGACCGTCGGTCTGCTCGGTCTCACCACGACCACGCGAGCCCGACGTCAGGGGCTCTCGCGCGCCGTGCTGGTCTCGCTGCTCGACGCGGTCGCCGAGTCCGGCGCCCGCACCCTGTGGCTGCACGTGCTCGGTGACAGCGACGCCGCCCGCAGCCTGTACGCCTCGGCCGGTCTCGTGTGCCACCACCGCGCGATCTACCTCACCTCGCCCGCCTGA
- a CDS encoding ferredoxin family protein, which produces MTYVIAQPCVDVKDRACVDECPVDCIYEGKRMLYIHPDECVDCGACEPVCPVEAIYYEDDTPGEWAEYYEANVKFFDDLGSPGGAAKMGEIDKDHPIIAALPPQNQD; this is translated from the coding sequence GTGACCTACGTCATCGCCCAGCCCTGTGTCGACGTCAAGGACCGCGCCTGTGTCGACGAGTGCCCCGTCGACTGCATCTACGAGGGCAAGCGGATGCTCTACATCCACCCCGACGAGTGCGTCGACTGCGGTGCCTGCGAGCCGGTCTGCCCGGTCGAGGCCATCTACTACGAGGACGACACCCCCGGCGAGTGGGCGGAGTACTACGAGGCCAACGTGAAGTTCTTCGACGACCTCGGCTCGCCCGGCGGCGCGGCGAAGATGGGTGAGATCGACAAGGACCACCCGATCATCGCGGCCCTGCCTCCGCAGAACCAGGACTGA
- the dapC gene encoding succinyldiaminopimelate transaminase, which translates to MSARALPGVEKTVSGRLPDFPWDHLTAYAERARAHPDGIVDLSVGTPVDPTPQIVQGALRASADTPGYPVTVGNAETRQAAIDWMGRTLGVTEVGLDAVIPVIGSKELIASLAGHLGLGAGDTVAYPALAYPTYEVGAVLAGCDAVAVDATTEQGRTRLEQLPDGPPRLLWLNSPANPTGRVLDAATLREVLTWCRAHGVLLVSDECYVELGWDAEPVSVLHPDVCGGSLEGVLAVHSLSKRSNLAGYRCAFVAGDPRVVGELLAVRKNLGLQLPEPQQRAMVAALGDDLHVAEQREVYAARRAQLRDAFTGAGFGLDHSEGALYLWATRGEDCWTTVRDLAEQGILVAPGSFYGEAGAEHVRIAFTATDERVAAAAERLRA; encoded by the coding sequence GTGAGCGCCCGCGCGCTCCCGGGCGTCGAGAAGACGGTCTCCGGGCGTCTGCCCGACTTCCCCTGGGACCACCTCACGGCGTACGCCGAGCGCGCCCGGGCGCACCCCGACGGCATCGTCGACCTCTCGGTCGGCACGCCGGTCGACCCGACCCCGCAGATCGTGCAGGGGGCGCTCCGGGCGTCCGCGGACACTCCCGGCTACCCGGTCACCGTCGGCAACGCCGAGACGCGTCAGGCTGCCATCGACTGGATGGGCCGCACGCTCGGAGTGACCGAGGTCGGCCTCGACGCGGTCATCCCGGTGATCGGGTCCAAGGAGCTCATCGCCTCGCTCGCCGGCCACCTCGGGCTGGGGGCCGGCGACACGGTCGCCTATCCAGCCCTGGCCTACCCGACGTACGAGGTCGGGGCGGTGCTCGCCGGCTGCGACGCCGTCGCGGTCGACGCGACGACCGAGCAGGGGCGTACGCGCCTGGAGCAGCTGCCCGATGGACCGCCGCGCCTGCTGTGGCTCAACAGCCCCGCGAACCCGACCGGACGGGTCCTCGACGCCGCCACGCTGCGCGAGGTGCTCACCTGGTGCCGCGCCCACGGGGTGCTGCTGGTCTCCGACGAGTGCTACGTCGAGCTCGGCTGGGACGCCGAGCCGGTCTCGGTGCTGCACCCCGACGTCTGTGGCGGGTCCCTCGAGGGCGTGCTGGCGGTGCACTCGCTGTCGAAACGGTCCAACCTCGCCGGCTACCGGTGTGCGTTCGTCGCGGGCGACCCCCGGGTGGTCGGCGAGCTGCTCGCGGTCCGCAAGAACCTCGGACTGCAGCTCCCCGAGCCGCAGCAGCGGGCGATGGTCGCGGCGCTGGGCGACGACCTGCACGTCGCCGAGCAGCGCGAGGTGTACGCGGCACGCCGCGCCCAGCTGCGCGACGCCTTCACCGGCGCCGGCTTCGGCCTCGACCACTCCGAGGGAGCGCTCTACCTGTGGGCGACCCGCGGCGAGGACTGCTGGACCACGGTGCGCGACCTCGCCGAGCAGGGCATCCTCGTGGCCCCGGGGTCGTTCTACGGCGAGGCGGGCGCCGAGCACGTACGCATCGCCTTCACCGCCACCGACGAGCGCGTCGCCGCCGCCGCCGAACGCCTCCGCGCCTGA
- a CDS encoding TetR/AcrR family transcriptional regulator produces MRDAQTGRADSRHNREHILDTAAAVWESERDLTMHGLAERSGLARQTVYRHFADRDAVIDALITREAATFVPELLEGMAELDRRPLAESVVAFATAVVDRARARHALISLVSERLANVARDAVSDEPLARLLADLRASGHHDSPVPDAWLAAAIRALCLTAALDDGPREGVVHGLSTSLLQLLGLERPRP; encoded by the coding sequence ATGAGGGACGCGCAGACCGGTCGCGCCGACTCACGGCACAACCGCGAGCACATCCTCGACACCGCCGCCGCGGTCTGGGAGAGCGAGCGCGACCTCACGATGCACGGTCTCGCCGAGCGGTCCGGACTCGCGCGGCAGACGGTCTACCGTCACTTCGCCGACCGCGACGCGGTGATCGACGCGCTGATCACCCGCGAGGCCGCCACCTTCGTGCCCGAGCTCCTCGAGGGCATGGCCGAGCTCGACCGACGCCCTCTCGCCGAGAGCGTCGTGGCGTTTGCGACCGCAGTGGTCGACCGCGCTCGCGCGCGGCACGCGTTGATCTCCCTGGTCTCCGAGCGCCTCGCGAACGTCGCACGCGACGCCGTCAGCGACGAACCCCTCGCGCGCCTCCTGGCCGACCTGCGGGCCTCGGGCCACCACGACTCCCCCGTGCCCGACGCGTGGCTGGCCGCAGCCATCAGGGCCCTGTGCCTCACCGCCGCCCTCGACGACGGACCGCGCGAGGGGGTCGTGCACGGCCTGTCGACCTCGCTGCTGCAGCTGCTCGGCCTGGAGCGACCGAGGCCCTGA